The following proteins are co-located in the Bordetella bronchialis genome:
- a CDS encoding DUF883 family protein — protein sequence MNATTPESAKENLIDSVKSSLNDAENLLREAAASTGDKAAELRDRAMTSLKRTREALYEVQDAVMERGRKAARATDDYVHDNPWQAIGIAGLTGLLLGLLISRR from the coding sequence ATGAACGCGACCACACCCGAAAGCGCCAAGGAAAACCTGATCGACAGCGTGAAAAGCAGTCTCAACGACGCCGAAAACCTGTTGCGCGAGGCCGCGGCCAGCACCGGCGACAAGGCGGCCGAACTGCGTGATCGTGCCATGACCTCACTGAAGCGCACGCGTGAAGCGCTGTACGAAGTGCAGGATGCCGTGATGGAACGCGGCCGCAAGGCGGCGCGCGCGACGGACGACTATGTCCACGACAATCCGTGGCAGGCCATCGGTATCGCCGGCCTGACCGGCCTGCTGCTGGGTCTGTTGATCAGCCGCCGTTGA
- a CDS encoding phage holin family protein, with protein sequence MALRKSLLGVASSLIELGRTRFELLALEASAEKARLLKLLGCSFAALLFLTLAVLVFSILVAVYFWPTDERYMALGALAAIYAVLGLGLLYAVRRMLTVGPAPFAATLEELARDVQLLEHLRAQAKAEEEAERRAQAERHSHPIRREASR encoded by the coding sequence ATGGCCCTACGCAAATCCTTGCTCGGCGTTGCCTCCAGCCTGATCGAACTCGGGCGCACCCGGTTCGAGCTCCTCGCCCTGGAGGCTTCCGCGGAAAAAGCCCGCCTGTTGAAACTGCTGGGCTGCTCTTTCGCGGCGCTGCTGTTCCTGACGCTGGCGGTCCTGGTGTTTTCCATCCTGGTCGCCGTGTATTTCTGGCCCACCGATGAACGCTATATGGCCCTGGGAGCGCTGGCGGCCATTTACGCCGTTCTCGGGCTGGGGCTGTTGTATGCCGTGCGCCGCATGTTGACCGTGGGTCCGGCCCCCTTCGCCGCCACCTTGGAAGAGCTGGCGCGGGACGTGCAGTTGCTGGAGCATCTGCGCGCCCAGGCCAAGGCGGAGGAAGAAGCGGAACGGCGCGCGCAAGCCGAACGCCACTCGCACCCTATCCGCCGGGAGGCCTCGCGATGA